From the Kwoniella pini CBS 10737 chromosome 8, complete sequence genome, one window contains:
- a CDS encoding peptidyl-tRNA hydrolase, translated as MSSIRMDSIISPIVISIIAFSAGYQLNSYLSSKSNQSLLLSSKNSFSSKKKSESSNNNNNNESESEISNESEGGTDTESDLEDTKAALSSNLNLTKFNNKEEMKLILIINDELKMTKGKIAAQAGHATLACALTLKEANPKLFRAWQNQGQPKIALRCANTEELEILAAQARSLNLCARTIRDAGRTQVAPGSKTVVGIGPGPARLINTVTGKLKLL; from the exons ATGAGCTCAATAAGAATGGATA GCATAATATCTCCTATTGTTATTTCTATAATAGCATTTTCAGCAGGATATCAACttaattcatatttatcttcaaaatcaaatcaatctttattattaagttctaaaaattcattttcatctaagaaaaaatcagaatcttcaaataataataataataatgaaagtgaaagtgaaatatcaaatgaaagtGAAGGAGGAACAGATACAGAATctgatttagaagataCAAAAGCtgcattatcatcaaatttaaatttaacaaaatttaataataaagaagaaatgaaattaattttaataattaatgatgaattaaaaatgacaaaaggtaaaattgcTGCTCAAGCTGGACATGCCACTTTAGCTTGTGCTTTAACTTTAAAAGAAGCTAATCCAAAA TTATTCCGAGCTTGGCAAAATCAAGG TCAACCCAAAATAGCATTACGTTGTGCCAATACTGAAGAACTCGAAATACTCGCTGCTCAAGCTAGAAGTCTGAACTTGTGCGCAAGGACAATAAGAGATGC CGGTCGTACTCAAGTAGCACCTGGATCTAAGACTGTAGTCGGAATCGGACC CGGTCCCGCGAGACTCATCAATACAGTTACAGGCAAACTCAAGCTTCTGTGA
- a CDS encoding thioredoxin-like protein 4A, which produces MSYFMTHLHSGWHVDQAILVEEDRVVCIRFGHDHDPECMAIDETLYGVSEKVQNFAVIYLVDITEVPDFNKMYELYDNSSLMFFYRNKHIMIDLGTGDNNKINWAITDKQELIDIIETVYRGASKGRGLVVSPRDYSTRQKGK; this is translated from the exons ATGTCGTATTTTATGACCCA TCTGCATTCCGGCTGGCATGTCGACCAAGCTATTCTAGTGGAAGAAGACCGAGTGGTGTGCATTAGATTCGGACATGATCATGATCCAGAGTGTATGGCTATAGATGAGACGCTTTATGGTGTATCGGAGAAGGTGCAAAACTTTGCGGTGATATATTTGGTCGATATCACCGAAGTACCTGATTTCAACAAGATGTACGAGTTGTACGATAATTCGTCTTTGATGTTCTTCTACAG AAACAAACATATCATGATTGATTTGGGTACTGGTGATAACAATAAAAT AAATTGGGCAATCACCGATAAGCAAGAA TTGATCGATATCATCGAGACTGTTTACCGAGGAGCATCGAAAGGACGTGGTTTGGTCGTTTCTCCACGAG ATTATTCAACTCGGCAGAAGGGAAAatag